The following are encoded in a window of Geotrypetes seraphini chromosome 5, aGeoSer1.1, whole genome shotgun sequence genomic DNA:
- the TIMM8A gene encoding mitochondrial import inner membrane translocase subunit Tim8 A isoform X2 — protein sequence MSMDSAQNLGTATADPQLQHFIEVETQKQRFQLLVHQMTELCWEKCMDKPGPKLDSRTEACFVNCVERFIDTSQFILNRLEQTQKSKIAFSESMSD from the exons ATGAGTATGGATTCTGCCCAGAATCTGGGAACCGCCACCGCCGATCCGCAGCTGCAACATTTCATCGAAGTGGAGACACAGAAGCAGCGCTTTCAGTTGCTGGTGCATCAGATGACTGAACTCTGCTGG GAGAAATGTATGGACAAGCCTGGACCAAAGCTGGACAGTCGAACTGAAGCCTGCTTTGTAAACTGTGTTGAACGCTTCATTGATACAAGCCAGTTTATATTAAACCGGTTAGAGCAAACACAGAAGTCGAAGATTGCTTTTTCAGAGAGCATGTCTGATTAA
- the TIMM8A gene encoding mitochondrial import inner membrane translocase subunit Tim8 A isoform X1: MSMDSAQNLGTATADPQLQHFIEVETQKQRFQLLVHQMTELCWQEKCMDKPGPKLDSRTEACFVNCVERFIDTSQFILNRLEQTQKSKIAFSESMSD; encoded by the exons ATGAGTATGGATTCTGCCCAGAATCTGGGAACCGCCACCGCCGATCCGCAGCTGCAACATTTCATCGAAGTGGAGACACAGAAGCAGCGCTTTCAGTTGCTGGTGCATCAGATGACTGAACTCTGCTGG CAGGAGAAATGTATGGACAAGCCTGGACCAAAGCTGGACAGTCGAACTGAAGCCTGCTTTGTAAACTGTGTTGAACGCTTCATTGATACAAGCCAGTTTATATTAAACCGGTTAGAGCAAACACAGAAGTCGAAGATTGCTTTTTCAGAGAGCATGTCTGATTAA